The following are from one region of the Magallana gigas chromosome 4, xbMagGiga1.1, whole genome shotgun sequence genome:
- the LOC105337313 gene encoding CD151 antigen yields the protein MGLTRCGKIVKYIMFALNFLMFLGGIGLLAYGSYIKNNNGLQILGILTIILEYVHLSFPWLLIMAAIICILVSFLGCCGAVKKFRGMLTMHFLLLLAMFIGVIVSGVLGYQYKQTIESAIVSQMEASLNSSYGVDDYVTRTWDTLQSTLRCCGVEGDENSTNSWSFYKTSTDWFKSQRGDPRYVPNSCCRYPGDLYNLTNCVGLRDRDRRQAPAGGPPVLHVPSMRNDQLFTKGCWTTLLNIVNNKIWIGMVMITLSTSLMLIGMILSVCLCKRIEEQIYEDEEERFQNLAM from the exons ATGGGTCTGACTCGCTGCGGAAAGATCGTCAAGTACATTATGTTTGCCCTCAACTTCCTCATGTTT TTGGGTGGTATTGGTCTTCTTGCATACGGCAgctatataaaaaataacaacgGACTACAAATTCTGGGAATTTTGACGATCATTCTAGAATATGTGCATTTATCGTTTCCATGGTTACTCATCATGGCGGCCATCATTTGTATCCTTGTGTCCTTTCTGGGTTGTTGTGGGGCTGTTAAAAAGTTTAGAGGAATGTTGACAATG CATTTCCTTCTTTTACTGGCTATGTTCATTGGTGTCATCGTAAGCGGAGTTTTGGGTTACCAATATAAACAAACA ATAGAGTCAGCTATAGTATCACAAATGGAGGCATCCCTTAACAGCTCGTATGGAGTGGATGACTACGTTACTCGGACCTGGGACACACTGCAATCCACA CTCCGGTGCTGTGGTGTAGAGGGGGACGAAAACTCAACCAATTCCTGGTCCTTTTACAAGACGTCCACCGATTGGTTCAAAAGTCAAAGGG GGGACCCCCGTTATGTTCCAAACAGCTGCTGTAGGTACCCAGGGGATTTGTACAACCTGACCAATTGCGTCGGTCTACGTGACAGAGACCGGCGTCAGGCTCCCGCCGGTGGCCCCCCGGTACTACATGTACCTTCCATGAGAAACGATCAACTCTTTACCAAG GGCTGCTGGACAACATTACTTAACATAGTGAACAATAAGATTTGGATTGGTATGGTCATGATTACCCTTTCAACATCTCTAATG CTAATTGGTATGATTTTGTCAGTGTGTTTGTGCAAAAGGATCGAGGAGCAGATTTATGAAGATGAAGAGGAAAGATTTCAGAATTTAGCTATGTAG